The following coding sequences are from one Lates calcarifer isolate ASB-BC8 unplaced genomic scaffold, TLL_Latcal_v3 scaffold_62_131, whole genome shotgun sequence window:
- the atox1 gene encoding copper transport protein ATOX1 has product MTKHEFEVAMTCEGCSGAVTRVLNKLGDVKFEIDLPKKLVWIESDKDVDVLMETLKKCGKEVKYNGTK; this is encoded by the exons ATGACC AAACACGAGTTCGAGGTGGCCATGACGTGTGAGGGATGTTCAGGAGCCGTCACCAGAGTCCTCAACAAACTGGGAG ACGTGAAGTTTGAGATCGACCTGCCTAAGAAACTGGTTTGGATCGAGTCTGACAAGGACGTGGATGTTCTCATGGAGACGCTCAAGAAATGTGGGAAGGAGGTCAAGTACAACGGCACAAAGTGA
- the LOC108882478 gene encoding uncharacterized protein LOC108882478 isoform X1, with the protein MRNPVTVLTTLLSVEFVLYTMSLCSPQWLVLTAGASEGLFALCSAYQGFSSCTTFPAWLGSYSLSWMFLSASCLLSLAALLTVRPALIRGRKAVAALLLNISSSKTHSEHTITQQINTLTRPHSVSVQLSEVALCAGSLISFLVSIEQQDPELLHRLGWTFYICCATLLYASLVTVLLGVIHGDGGRVEPAVRAGAAAVDLSVIAA; encoded by the exons ATGAGGAATCCAGTGACTGTGCTGACCACCCTGTTATCTGTGGAGTTTGTGCTGTACACAATGAGTCTCTGTTCGCCTCAGTGGCTGGTTCTGACTGCGGGGGCCAGCGAGGGACTCTTTGCCCTCTGCAGCGCCTACCAAGGCTTCTCCAGCTGCACCACCTTTCCAGCCTGGCTCG GGAGCTACAGTTTGTCATGGATGTTCCTGTCTGCCTCCTGCCTGCTGTCTCTGGCTGCTCTGCTCACCGTCAGACCGGCTCTGATCAGAGGGAGGAAGGCCGTCGCTGCTCTGCTGCTCAACATCTCCTCCAGTAAAACACACAGCGAACACACTATAACTCAACAGATTAACACACTGACACGTCCTCATTCAGTGTCTGTGCAGCTCAGTGAGG TCGCCCTCTGTGCCGGCTCTCTGATCTCCTTCCTGGTTTCCATCGAGCAGCAGGACCCGGAGCTGCTGCACCGTCTCGGCTGGACCTTCTACATCTGCTGCGCCACCCTGCTCTACGCCTCCCTGGTGACCGTGCTGCTGGGGGTCATCCACGGTGACGGCGGGCGGGTTGAACCGGCCGTGAGAGCAGGGGCGGCGGCGGTGGATCTGTCTGTGATCGCAGCCTGA
- the LOC108882478 gene encoding uncharacterized protein LOC108882478 isoform X2 — protein sequence MRNPVTVLTTLLSVEFVLYTMSLCSPQWLVLTAGASEGLFALCSAYQGFSSCTTFPAWLGSYSLSWMFLSASCLLSLAALLTVRPALIRGRKAVAALLLNISSIALCAGSLISFLVSIEQQDPELLHRLGWTFYICCATLLYASLVTVLLGVIHGDGGRVEPAVRAGAAAVDLSVIAA from the exons ATGAGGAATCCAGTGACTGTGCTGACCACCCTGTTATCTGTGGAGTTTGTGCTGTACACAATGAGTCTCTGTTCGCCTCAGTGGCTGGTTCTGACTGCGGGGGCCAGCGAGGGACTCTTTGCCCTCTGCAGCGCCTACCAAGGCTTCTCCAGCTGCACCACCTTTCCAGCCTGGCTCG GGAGCTACAGTTTGTCATGGATGTTCCTGTCTGCCTCCTGCCTGCTGTCTCTGGCTGCTCTGCTCACCGTCAGACCGGCTCTGATCAGAGGGAGGAAGGCCGTCGCTGCTCTGCTGCTCAACATCTCCTCCA TCGCCCTCTGTGCCGGCTCTCTGATCTCCTTCCTGGTTTCCATCGAGCAGCAGGACCCGGAGCTGCTGCACCGTCTCGGCTGGACCTTCTACATCTGCTGCGCCACCCTGCTCTACGCCTCCCTGGTGACCGTGCTGCTGGGGGTCATCCACGGTGACGGCGGGCGGGTTGAACCGGCCGTGAGAGCAGGGGCGGCGGCGGTGGATCTGTCTGTGATCGCAGCCTGA